A stretch of Oryza brachyantha chromosome 4, ObraRS2, whole genome shotgun sequence DNA encodes these proteins:
- the LOC102708615 gene encoding probable high-affinity nitrate transporter-activating protein 2.2: MAISSGHISQSQVALPRARACRSFDRSPRRQMARLLVVNLRVLLLVLGAWTAPAAAAGVRLSALARTLVVEASPRAGQVLHAGEDAITVTWSLNATAAAPGADAGYRAVKVSLCYAPASQVDRGWRKAHDDLSKDKACQLKIAQEPYAAAGGKLAYTVERDVPAASYCVRAYALDASGAQVAYGETAPSACFAVAGVTGITTPVEIAAAVLSAFSVAALAVFFVLENRKKTE; this comes from the exons ATGGCCATCTCCTCCGGACACATCTCACAGTCACAGGTcgccctcccgcgcgcgcgcgcgtgccgcTCGTTCGATCGATCTCCTCGGCGACAGATGGCTCGGCTTCTGGTGGTTAATCTCCGCGTGCTGCTGCTCGTTCTTGGGGCttggacggcgccggcggcggccgccggggtGCGGCTCTCCGCGCTCGCGAGGACGCTCGTCGTCGAGGCGTCGCCCCGGGCCGGGCAAG TGCTgcacgccggcgaggacgCCATCACCGTGACGTGGTCGCTgaacgcgacggcggcggcgcccggggCGGACGCCGGCTACAGGGCGGTGAAGGTGAGCCTCTGCTACGCGCCGGCGAGCCAGGTCGACCGCGGGTGGCGCAAGGCCCACGACGACCTGAGCAAGGACAAGGCGTGCCAGCTCAAGATCGCCCAGGAGccgtacgccgccgccggcggcaagcTCGCGTACACGGTGGAGCGCGACGTCCCGGCCGCGTCGTACTGCGTGCGCGCCTACGCGCTCGACGCGTCCGGGGCGCAGGTGGCCTACGGCGAGACGGCGCCCTCGGCCTGCTTCGCCGTCGCGGGCGTCACCGGCATCACCACGCCGGTCGAGATCGCCGCTGCCGTGCTCTCCGCGTTCTccgtcgccgcgctcgccgtctTCTTTGTCCTCGAGAACAGGAAGAAGACCGAGTGA
- the LOC102701534 gene encoding SWI/SNF complex subunit SWI3A, whose protein sequence is MSPPGAGAASSGDGSPGRPPRELYTIPASSGWFRWDEIHETERRALPEFFGGAGGSGFGTASRNPRIYREYRDYIISKYREDTSRRLTFTEVRKALVGDVTLLRKLFGFLDSSGLINFSASPSRPGQQQEAEAVVEAPVGLQVTPRPPASYFAEDKRGGAGENGFRLPPLTSYSDVFGEWAPGMGPICGFCGEVCSDGSVQTLKDGFKVCSKCCANNANKGEANIHPGDSKEHTDNHASSAWTDAETLLLLEGVLKHGDDWDLIAQHVRTKNKSECIARLIQLPFGEHMLGTVNGKLDGRLHKSQTTDGKVNKSTVKESSSQPSETVDSMQIDGNENGTDKSIEERPAKPRQLFSSIDTTVSLMEQLALLTTSTSPDVVAAAADAAIKALGNENPQARRAFLLSEKEYQTRTLSSNHVRRSDDVVGGQDVEMHTHPDKKQGKMFISTAYQVRAAVATSLGVAVARAKMLADQEEREMELLMASIIETQLKKIQYKIKHFEELELIMDQEYATIQQIKVSLVDEWLKVLKRAFESGTPIPRDEVLIKLFQNKPNL, encoded by the exons ATGTCGCCGCCgggggccggcgccgcctcctccggcgacgGGTCGCCGGGCCGCCCGCCGCGGGAGCTCTACACCATCCCGGCCTCCTCGG GTTGGTTCCGGTGGGATGAGATCCACGAGACGGAGCGGCGGGCGCTGCCGGAGTTcttcggcggcgccggggggaGCGGGTTCGGGACGGCGTCGCGGAACCCCCGGATCTACAGGGAGTACCGCGACTACATCATCAGCAAGTACCGCGAGGACACCTCCCGACGCCTCACCTTCACCGAGGTCCGCAAGGCGCTCGTCGGCGACGTCACGCTGCTCCGGAAGCTCTTCGGCTTCCTCGACTCCTCGGGCCTCATCAACTTctccgcctccccctctcGTCCggggcagcagcaggaggcggAAGCCGTCGTGGAGGCGCCCGTGGGGCTGCAGGtgacgccgcggccgccggcgtcgtaCTTCGCGGAGGATAAGAGAGGAGGGGCCGGGGAGAACGGGTTCCGATTGCCTCCGCTGACCTCGTACAGTGATGTGTTTGGAGAATGGGCTCCCGGGATGGGGCCTATATGTGGGTTCTGTGGTGAGGTGTGCAGCGACGGGAGTGTCCAAACGTTGAAG GATGGCTTTAAAGTATGCTCGAAGTGTTGTGCCAATAATGCTAATAAGGGAGAAGCAAACATACATCCAGGTGACAGTAAGGAGCATACTGACAATCATGCTTCTAGTGCATGGACAGATGCAGAAACTCTCCTTCTCTTAGAAGGTGTTCTAAAACATGGAGATGACTGGGATCTCATTGCTCAGCATGTCCGCACTAAGAATAAATCAGAATGCATTGCAAGGCTTATTCAGTTGCCTTTTGGTGAACATATGCTGGGCACAGTAAATGGTAAATTGGATGGCAGGCTCcataaaagccaaacaaccgATGGAAAAGTGAACAAGTCCACTGTGAAGGAGTCTTCAAGTCAACCATCTGAAACGGTTGACAGCATGCAGATTGATGGAAATGAAAATGGCACTGATAAATCTATTGAAGAACGTCCTGCAAAACCTAGACAGTTATTTTCTTCAATAGATACCACTGTCTCATTAATGGAGCag CTAGCGCTGCTTACCACATCAACAAGCCCAGATGTTGTTGCTGCGGCTGCTGACGCCGCAATTAAAGCACTGGGTAATGAAAATCCCCAAGCAAGGAGAGCTTTTCTACTCAGTGAGAAAGAGTACCAGACCAGGACATTATCTTCTAACCACGTCCGACGGAG TGATGACGTCGTTGGTGGGCAGGACGTGGAGATGCATACACACCCTG ATAAAAAGCAGGGGAAGATGTTTATTTCTACCGCATATCAAGTAAGGGCAGCTGTTGCTACAAGTCTAGGTGTAGCTGTTGCCCGTGCTAAAATGCTTGCAGATCAGGAAGAGCGGGAAATGGAGCTCCTAATGGCATCCATAATTGAAACTCAG CTAAAAAAGATCCAGTACAAGATCAAACACTTTGAGGAGCTAGAGTTGATCATGGATCAAGAATATGCTACTATACAGCAAATAAAGGTCTCCCTCGTCGATGAATGGCTAAAGGTCCTCAAGCGAGCATTTGAGAGTGGAACACCGATACCGAGGGATGAAGTGCTTATAAAGTTGTTCCAAAACAAGCCAAATCTGTAG
- the LOC121054176 gene encoding surfeit locus protein 2-like isoform X2, with product MAKRSKAPAAAAAAEDTAAPEAGVSSPHGGGGGEKEGSFLLGSPTWEEAGGGRWRCAETGHELPEREKEAYGRSRACRLALIDHALARKKPPLNAFKPHPEHKSKLICNITGDVVNKSEEHIWKHINGKRFLNKLEKIEEKMASGEMARGEAEQTNEVAKKAKSSKKKDKKKATVVNPSLPREPKPEIDDSDNSDDPDFWVPPVGSRWDDDDGKNRWSSSPVKDDAAEDEDGDDDDMADKDDEETTEIASRTKRLSVEAVGPSSFASRKKKPRKEK from the exons ATGGCGAAAAGGAGCAaggcccccgcggcggcggcggcggcggaggataCCGCGGCGCCCGAGGCGGGAGTCTCGAGCCCgcacggaggcggcggcggggagaagGAGGGCAGCTTCCTGCTGGGCTCGCCGACCTGGGAGGAAGCCGGgggcgggcggtggcggtgcgCCGAGACGGGGCACGAGCTGCCGGAGCGGGAGAAGGAGGCGTACGGGCGATCCCGCGCGTGCCGGCTCGCGCTCATCGACCACGCCCTCGCGCGCAAGAAGCCGCCGCTCAACGCCTTCAAGCCACACCCCGAGCATAA GTCGAAGCTCATATGCAACATTACTGGGGACGTCGTAAACAAATCGGAGGAACACATCTGGAAGCACATCAACGGCAAGAGGTTTCTCAACAAACTAG aaaaaatagaagaaaagatGGCATCAGGTGAAATGGCCAGAGGGGAAGCTGAACAGACAAATGAAGTGGCAAAGAAGGCCAAGTCAAGCAAGAAGAAGGATAAGAAGAAAGCTACTGTTGTTAACCCTTCGTTGCCACGAGAACCTAAACCGGAGATCGATGATTCGGATAACTCTGATGATCCAGATTTCTGGGTTCCTCCTGTTGGAAGTCGTtgggatgatgatgatgggaaAAACCGATGGAGCTCCTCTCCAGTGAAAGATGATGCAGCAGAGGATGAAG atggtgatgatgatgatatggcTGACAAGGATGATGAGGAGACAACAGAAATTGCTTCAAG GACAAAGCGGCTGTCAGTAGAAGCAGTTGGCCCAAGTAGCTTCGCTTCAAGGAAGAAAAAACCCAGAAAGGAGAAGTAA
- the LOC102708893 gene encoding cytochrome P450 71A9-like, with product MAAVSMASLQLQAPEFLASCLLLLLATILLFRQLLAPSSKPSLPRPRGLPLIGNLHQIGTLPHRSLAALAARHAAPLMLLRLGSVPTLVVSTADAARELFRDNDRALSGRPDLYAATKLSYGHKSISFAPDGAYWRAARRACLSELLGAPRVRAFRDAREREAAALVAAVARASDAGSPVNLSDMVAATSNGIVRRVAFGDHESLDAKALIDETQALLCDFFVGDYVPWLRWLDALRGIRRRLERRFQQLDALYERVIDDHLNRSKGASEEEDDLVDVLLRLHGDPAHRSTFSSRSHIKGILTDIFIAGSDTSAVTVQWAMTELLRNPAVLAKAQREVRSVVGGGRGMVREADLPELHYLRLVIREAMRLHPAAPLLVPRETTEPCTVHGVEVPAKTRVLINATAIHTDPGVWGPDAERFVPERHRGGGGEHRTPWHDGFALVPFGVGRRSCPGVHFATAVVELLLANLLFCFDWRPPPGHDVVDVEEENGLAVRKKNPLVLLAKRNTS from the exons ATGGCAGCAGTGTCCATGGCGTCTCTCCAACTGCAAGCTCCTGAGTTCCTTGCATcatgcctcctcctcctcctcgctacCATTCTCCTCTTCAGGCAGCTTCTCGCGCCGTCGTCCAAGCCGTCGCTGCCACGCCCGAGAGGCCTCCCTCTCATCGGAAACCTCCACCAGATCGGCACGCTCCCGCACCgctccctcgccgcgctcgccgccaggCATGCGGCGCCGCTCATGCTGCTCCGCCTCGGCTCCGTGCCGACGCTCGTCGTCTCCAccgccgacgcggcgcgggagctgtTCCGGGACAACGACCGCGCGCTGTCGGGGCGTCCGGACCTGTACGCGGCCACCAAGCTCTCGTACGGCCACAAGAGCATCTCCTTCGCGCCCGACGGCGCGTACtggcgcgccgcgcgccgcgcctgCCTGTCTGAGCTCCTCGGCGCGCCGCGCGTGCGCGCGTTCCGCGACGCACGGGAGCGCgaggccgccgcgctcgtcgcggcCGTGGCGCGCGCGTCGGACGCTGGCTCTCCCGTGAACCTGAGCGACATGGTCGCCGCCACGAGCAACGGGAtcgttcgccgcgtcgccttCGGCGACCACGAGAGCCTGGACGCTAAGGCTCTCATAGACGAGACCCAGGCTCTTCTTTGCGATTTCTTTGTCGGCGACTACGTGCCGTGGCTCCGGTGGCTGGACGCCCTCCGCGGCATCAGGCGGCGGCTCGAGCGGCGGTTCCAGCAGCTCGACGCGCTCTACGAGCGCGTCATCGACGACCACCTCAACAGGAGCAAGGGCGCCtccgaggaggaagacgacctGGTCGACGtgctcctccgcctccacggCGATCCAGCTCACCGGAGCACGTTCAGCAGCCGTAGCCACATCAAAGGCATACTAACG GACATTTTCATTGCCGGGAGCGACACGTCGGCGGTGACGGTGCAGTGGGCGATGACGGAGCTCCTCAGGAACCCGGCCGTGCTCGCCAAGGCGCAGCGCGAGGTGCGcagcgtcgtcggcggcggccgcggcatGGTGCGGGAAGCCGACCTCCCGGAGCTGCACTACCTGAGGCTGGTCATCAGGGAGGCCATGCGGCTGcacccggcggcgccgctgctggTGCCCAGGGAGACGACCGAGCCATGCACGGTGCACGGCGTCGAGGTACCGGCCAAGACGCGCGTGCTCATCAACGCGACGGCCATACACACGGACCCCGGCGTCTGGGGCCCCGACGCGGAGCGGTTCGTGCCCGAgcgccaccgcggcggcggcggcgagcacagGACGCCGTGGCACGACGGGTTCGCGCTGGTGCCGTTCGGGGTCGGGCGGAGGAGCTGCCCCGGCGTGCACTTCGCGACGGCCGTGGTCGAGCTGCTGCTGGCCAACCTGCTCTTCTGCTTCGACtggcgcccgccgccgggccACGACGTGGTGgacgtggaggaggagaacgGCCTGGCCGTGCGCAAGAAGAACCCTCTCGTGCTCCTGGCCAAGCGAAACACATCGTAA
- the LOC102708333 gene encoding eukaryotic translation initiation factor 4B1-like, with the protein MAKPWGGVGAWALDAERAEEEEREMAAAFPAPEPPAAAGGAASFPSLREAAAVAGGGKQKKKSKGTTLSLSEFSGYGAQGQRRGGAAPMEPRGLTPEEMMMLPTGPRERSAEELDRSRGFRSYGGGFGSGDGDRRGGFDDDGRRGPSRSSDLDMPSRADEVDNWGMNKRFTPALSDSGRRDRFGGPSPAGRSDDIDDWSRDKKPLPSRYPSLGSGGGFRESPGFRDSPGPSDSDRWARGGSFAPTANNGERERPRLNLDPPKRDPAPTATPPAEVARNRPSPFGAARPREEVLAEKGLDWRKMENEIEQKTSRPTSSQSSRPNSAHSSRPGSPGSQVSAVGSEGAPRPRPKVNPFGNAKPREVVLQEKGKDWRKIDLELEHRAVNRPESNEERILKEEISLLKEKMKETEANKTDDSDQTVPEDAKDLSEKIAQMEKQLELLTIELDDKVRFGQRPGSGAGRVSTVPPAIVEEPQIMASIVDRPRSRGGIEPFPKPAEERWGFQGSRERGSFGGSRSSDRPMTRQRW; encoded by the exons atgGCGAAGCCCtggggcggcgtcggcgcgtgGGCGCTGGACGCGGAgcgggccgaggaggaggagcgggagatggcggcggcgttccccgcgccggagccgcccgcggcggccgggggcgCCGCCAGCTTCCCGAGCCTCCGCGAggccgccgcggtggccggcgggggcaagcagaagaagaagagcaaggGCACCACCCTGTCGCTGTCCGAGTTCAGCGGGTACGGCGCGCAGGGGCAGcgccggggcggcgccgcgccgatGGAGCCGAGGGGGCTCACCCCCGAGGAGATGATGATGCTGCCCACCGGCCCGAGGGAGCGCTCCGCCGAGGAGCTCGACCGCTCCCGGGGCTTCCGCTCCTATGGCGGAGGGTTTGGCTCCGGGGACGGGGACCGCCGCGGCGGGTTTGACGACGATGGCCGACGCGGGCCGAGTAGGAGTTCGGATCTCGACATGCCCTCCCGCGCCGACGAGGTGGATAACTGGGGGATGAATAAGAGGTTCACGCCGGCTCTCAGCGACTCCGGCCGTCGTGATAGGTTCGGTGGCCCCTCCCCAGCCGGCCGCTCTGACGACATCGATGACTGGTCGCGCGACAAGAAGCCACTGCCATCGCGCTACCCAAGCCTCGGGTCTGGTGGCGGCTTCCGTGAATCACCGGGTTTCCGCGATTCACCAGGCCCCTCCGATTCTGACCGGTGGGCTCGTGGTGGTAGCTTTGCTCCCACGGCGAACAACGGTGAGCGTGAGAGGCCGCGGCTCAACCTTGATCCACCTAAGCGGGATCCCGCCCCTACCGCTACGCCACCTGCTGAGGTGGCTCGCAACCGGCCAAGCCCATTTGGGGCTGCAAGGCCCCGGGAGGAGGTGCTGGCTGAGAAAGGGTTGGATTGGAGGAAGATGGAGAATGAGATTGAACAGAAAACTAGCCGCCCTACCAGCTCACAATCCAGCAGGCCGAATAGCGCTCATTCCTCCCGCCCTGGGAGCCCTGGATCACAGGTCTCAGCAGTTGGGAGTGAAGGGGCACCGAGGCCGCGGCCAAAGGTAAATCCATTTGGCAACGCCAAGCCACGGGAAGTGGTGCTGCAAGAGAAAGGGAAAGACTGGAGGAAGATAGACCTTGAGCTGGAACATCGTGCTGTTAATAG GCCAGAGTCAAATGAAGAAAGGATTTTGAAAGAAGAAATCAGTCTTCTCAAGGAGAAAATGAAAGAGACTGAGGCTAATAAAACTGATGATTCGGACCAAACTGTCCCTGAGGATGCAAAAGATTTGTCTGAGAAGATAGCTCAGATGGAAAAGCAGCTTGAGTTGCTTACTATTGAACTGGATGACAAAGTTAGATTTGGGCAAAGACCTGGTTCTGGAGCTGGCAGGGTTTCAACAGTTCCACCTGCCATTGTAGAGGAGCCACAGATTATGGCATCCATTGTGGATAGGCCGCGCTCCCGTGGTGGTATAGAGCCATTTCCCAAACCAGCTGAGGAAAGATGGGGTTTTCAAGGTAGCAGAGAGAGGGGCTCATTTGGTGGAAGCAGAAGTTCAGACAG GCCAATGACAAGGCAGAGATGGTGA
- the LOC121054176 gene encoding surfeit locus protein 2-like isoform X1, giving the protein MAKRSKAPAAAAAAEDTAAPEAGVSSPHGGGGGEKEGSFLLGSPTWEEAGGGRWRCAETGHELPEREKEAYGRSRACRLALIDHALARKKPPLNAFKPHPEHKSKLICNITGDVVNKSEEHIWKHINGKRFLNKLEKIEEKMASGEMARGEAEQTNEVAKKAKSSKKKDKKKATVVNPSLPREPKPEIDDSDNSDDPDFWVPPVGSRWDDDDGKNRWSSSPVKDDAAEDEDGDDDDMADKDDEETTEIASSRTKRLSVEAVGPSSFASRKKKPRKEK; this is encoded by the exons ATGGCGAAAAGGAGCAaggcccccgcggcggcggcggcggcggaggataCCGCGGCGCCCGAGGCGGGAGTCTCGAGCCCgcacggaggcggcggcggggagaagGAGGGCAGCTTCCTGCTGGGCTCGCCGACCTGGGAGGAAGCCGGgggcgggcggtggcggtgcgCCGAGACGGGGCACGAGCTGCCGGAGCGGGAGAAGGAGGCGTACGGGCGATCCCGCGCGTGCCGGCTCGCGCTCATCGACCACGCCCTCGCGCGCAAGAAGCCGCCGCTCAACGCCTTCAAGCCACACCCCGAGCATAA GTCGAAGCTCATATGCAACATTACTGGGGACGTCGTAAACAAATCGGAGGAACACATCTGGAAGCACATCAACGGCAAGAGGTTTCTCAACAAACTAG aaaaaatagaagaaaagatGGCATCAGGTGAAATGGCCAGAGGGGAAGCTGAACAGACAAATGAAGTGGCAAAGAAGGCCAAGTCAAGCAAGAAGAAGGATAAGAAGAAAGCTACTGTTGTTAACCCTTCGTTGCCACGAGAACCTAAACCGGAGATCGATGATTCGGATAACTCTGATGATCCAGATTTCTGGGTTCCTCCTGTTGGAAGTCGTtgggatgatgatgatgggaaAAACCGATGGAGCTCCTCTCCAGTGAAAGATGATGCAGCAGAGGATGAAG atggtgatgatgatgatatggcTGACAAGGATGATGAGGAGACAACAGAAATTGCTTCAAG CAGGACAAAGCGGCTGTCAGTAGAAGCAGTTGGCCCAAGTAGCTTCGCTTCAAGGAAGAAAAAACCCAGAAAGGAGAAGTAA
- the LOC102702088 gene encoding glycosyl hydrolase 5 family protein-like: MASTPTPLLLLLLLLLLPFPLAAASSLPPLPLSTASRWVVGADGRRVKLACANWASHLEPAAAEGLSRRGVGDIAARVAAMGFNCVRLTWPTYLATNATLANLPLRWSLELLGMRESAAGVRVNNPQLLDLPLIDVFKEVVSALGRNNIMVILDNQMTTPGWCCSQRDGNGFFGDTYFDPDEWLSGLSTMATMFRNTKNVVGMSLRNELRGDKQNVTLWFRYMQQGAEVVHAANPGVLVILSGLEFDNTLDFLFSKKVQLSFTGKLVYEQHWYGFSDGGNWGSQNQNDVCGMVVGFIKYKGLFLLQQGWPLFFSEFGFDMSGAHVADNRYLTCFLSVAAEMDLDWAIWALQGSYYIREGTLAYDESYGLLSWDWSATRNPSFIKRINSLQSPFQGPGLPNSKEPYNVIFHPLTGLCLVVKSSEALELGPCDESNAWSYTSTNQLVLKHTGQCLQAKSVGENAKLGTDCSKSSAKWQLISYSGMHVSAELTKNGTRVCLDATPDGTIETNLCECLTLDPNCNPESQWFKIILSSKGIPGGTSILQLPSLGPWSPTSSS; encoded by the exons ATGGCTTCCACTCCAactccgctgctgctgctgctgctgctgctcctgctcccgttcccgctcgccgccgcctcatcgctcccgccgctgccgctctcGACGGCGTCGCGGTGGGTGGTGGGCGCGGACGGGCGGCGCGTGAAGCTGGCGTGCGCCAACTGGGCGTCGCACCTGGAGCCCGCGGCCGCGGAGGGCCtgtcgcggcgcggcgtgggggACATCGCGGCGCGCGTGGCGGCGATGGGCTTCAACTGCGTCAGGCTCACCTGGCCGACCTACCTCGCCACCAACGCCACGCTGGCGAACCTGCCGCTGCGGTGGTCGCTGGAGCTCCTCGGCATGCGggagtccgccgccggcgtccggGTCAACAACCCTCAACTCCTCGACCTGCCCCTCATCGATGTGTTCAAG GAAGTGGTGTCAGCTTTGGGCAGGAATAATATTATGGTTATACTTGATAACCAAATGACCACACCAGGATGGTGTTGCAGCCAACGAGATGGTAATGGTTTTTTTGGTGACACTTACTTTGACCCAGATGAATGGTTGAGTGGCCTCAGTACAATGGCAACAATGTTTAGGAACACAAAAAATGTTGTGGGCATGAGCTTAAGAAATGAGCTTCGAGGTGACAAACAAAATGTTACTTTGTGGTTCAG GTACATGCAACAGGGTGCTGAGGTTGTTCATGCAGCAAACCCTGGCGTCCTTGTTATTTTGTCAGGCCTGGAATTTGACAATACTCTCGACTTCTTGTTCTCAAAAAAAGTTCAACTATCATTTACTGGAAAGTTAGTCTATGAGCAGCACTGGTATGGTTTCTCAGATGGTGGCAACTGGGGATCCCAGAATCAAAATGATGTTTGTGGGATGGTTGTTGGCTTCATAAAATACAAAGGACTGTTCCTACTTCAGCAAGGCTGGCCATTGTTTTTCTCTGAGTTTGGGTTTGACATGTCTGGCGCACACGTCGCTGACAATCGCTATCTTACCTGCTTCTTAAGTGTGGCAGCTGAAATGGATCTGGACTGGGCTATTTGGGCTCTGCAAGGGAGCTATTATATCAGGGAGGGTACTCTAGCTTATGATGAATCATATGGATTGCTGTCGTGGGATTGGTCTGCCACTAGAAACCCCAGCTTTATTAAAAGGATCAATTCTCTGCAATCACCATTTCAAG GCCCAGGACTACCAAACAGCAAAGAACCTTACAACGTAATATTTCATCCTTTAACTGGGCTCTGTCTAGTGGTGAAATCATCAGAGGCACTTGAGTTGGGTCCATGCGATGAATCAAACGCTTGGAGCTACACTTCAACAAACCAGTTAGTGCTGAAACACACTGGTCAATGCCTCCAGGCCAAGTCCGTCGGTGAAAATGCAAAGCTGGGGACAGATTGCAGCAAATCCAGTGCAAAGTGGCAACTAATATCATATTCAGGAATGCATGTTTCGGCTGAACTCACTAAAAATGGAACCAGAGTATGCTTGGATGCCACTCCTGATGGTACCATTGAAACGAATCTGTGCGAGTGCCTCACCTTGGATCCAAATTGCAACCCTGAGAGTCAGTGgttcaaaattatattaagCAGTAAAGGTATACCAGGCGGCACCTCCATTTTGCAGTTGCCATCTCTTGGTCCCTGGTCTCCAACATCGTCTAGCTAA